The Vitis vinifera cultivar Pinot Noir 40024 chromosome 1, ASM3070453v1 DNA segment CATGAATTGAGAAAATCCTAACTGATTCTCAAAACCGTTATATTACAAACTACTGCATATCAGCCTCTTCATCTATGAGACAAAGACTTTCGAGTCTTCTCTCTCTcaaatcaaaaccctaacctATGGAGAATGTTCTGCTGAAAGTGGCCATCTTCATGGCCTCGTTCCTTGTTGGTTCAGCTTCTCCATCTCCATTTTCTCCAACAGCGCCAATCTTGGGTTCGATTCTGAGGAGCCTAGGCTTCCGAGAGCTGTCTGTGGCCGCTTACTCTCTCACGGAGTCACCCTGGAGCGGTGGTCCGTACACTATCTTTGCGCCAACGGATGCTGCCATCAGCGTCTGCGGCTCGTGTTCTGTGTCAAGGATCCTCCAGGAGCACACTCTTCCAGGTATATTCTCCGTCAACTACCTGCGCACGTTAGCCTTCGGCACCAAACTTGAGACTATGGTGCCGGGGAGGTGCATCACGATCACGTCCGATTTGCTCAACGGCACCAAGGTGTTCCTCGGAGGAGCCGAGATCGACCGTCCGAATCTGTTCAACAATGGTTTTGTCGTCGTTCATGGCCTTTCTGGATTCGTCTCCCACCTCTCGCCCTTTTCTTGCATCCTTGGACCGGCGCACCCTGTTCCGGCCTTCTCTGTCATGCGCCTGATGCTGAGGGACGCCTCCATGAGACTGAGGATCAGCGGGTACAGCGTGCTCGCGCTTGCTCTGAGGGTGAAGTACGCTGAGCTGGCAGGGCTGCAGAATGTGACGGTGTTTGGAGTGGACGATGCAGCGATCTTCGCCGGAGGTCAGG contains these protein-coding regions:
- the LOC104879009 gene encoding uncharacterized protein LOC104879009 — its product is MENVLLKVAIFMASFLVGSASPSPFSPTAPILGSILRSLGFRELSVAAYSLTESPWSGGPYTIFAPTDAAISVCGSCSVSRILQEHTLPGIFSVNYLRTLAFGTKLETMVPGRCITITSDLLNGTKVFLGGAEIDRPNLFNNGFVVVHGLSGFVSHLSPFSCILGPAHPVPAFSVMRLMLRDASMRLRISGYSVLALALRVKYAELAGLQNVTVFGVDDAAIFAGGQAYVRDVRFHIVPNRLLMASDLEEMPAATVLPTLERNQTLVVTTAGGGGVLEPMRINHVRITSPNVVHNLKIVVHGLSKPFPHLNDPPVAQASSCEIEGSMDGYESCALAPTLEIKSTAEIDDDHGF